A genomic region of Desulfuribacillus alkaliarsenatis contains the following coding sequences:
- a CDS encoding ABC transporter ATP-binding protein has product MYDSKLNNYTTIVSREICVERTGDRMPIETKNEIMASNLSFTYYGSETPALNHLDFCINQGDFVLITGMSGCGKSTLASIMAGFLRDQEHGEMSGEVVVKGTKAKPVEELAGTIGVIQQDPDSQLCTFTVKEEIAFGPENLCLEVAEIERRVDQAAKQVNIQVLIERENHTLSGGQKQRVAIASILAMEPAILILDEPTANLDPQGTQEVVRTLEMINKCTDHTVIVIEHRIERFLALANRLFVMEKGRLIYDGEPIAGLSVYQKCMWEAGKVSRKSLMLHRQLKEPKQQNSMTVASNTRGKPLLEGKDLCYYIEQKKVLDAITFKIRAGELVAIMGNNGSGKTSLFLTLLGIYRAHAGELFMHGKSITTDDVGERAKHIGLLFQNPNHQIFEKTVADEMKMPSQFLREEPVDEEIVEGLLERLSLQAYKNKPPFLLSQGEKKRLTLATLLTYQPEILLLDEPMAGQDQRHLDLLLQILLEYCQRGNSCIVACHLPEVVLEYFDRVLFMEDGKLLYDDVPSLVFHKLAKKGYVEFEMTDKNAQMVGDGNEN; this is encoded by the coding sequence CTCCAGCCTTAAATCACCTTGATTTTTGTATTAATCAGGGTGATTTCGTATTGATTACGGGCATGAGTGGATGTGGAAAATCGACACTGGCCTCAATAATGGCAGGCTTTCTTCGCGACCAAGAGCACGGCGAAATGTCAGGTGAAGTGGTAGTGAAGGGAACGAAGGCGAAACCAGTCGAAGAGCTTGCAGGAACGATTGGCGTCATTCAGCAAGATCCCGATAGCCAGTTATGTACATTTACCGTTAAGGAAGAAATCGCTTTTGGTCCTGAAAACCTATGTTTAGAAGTTGCGGAAATAGAAAGACGAGTAGATCAAGCAGCTAAGCAAGTGAATATACAAGTATTAATTGAGCGTGAAAACCATACACTTTCTGGAGGGCAAAAACAACGGGTAGCGATTGCTTCGATTTTAGCAATGGAGCCTGCCATCCTAATACTTGACGAACCCACTGCTAACCTAGATCCACAAGGAACTCAGGAAGTTGTTCGTACATTGGAAATGATTAATAAATGCACGGATCATACTGTTATTGTAATTGAGCATCGAATTGAAAGATTTTTGGCTTTAGCTAATCGTCTGTTTGTCATGGAAAAAGGACGTCTGATTTATGACGGGGAGCCAATAGCAGGGCTGTCGGTATACCAGAAGTGCATGTGGGAAGCAGGGAAAGTAAGTCGCAAAAGTCTTATGCTTCATAGACAACTAAAAGAGCCCAAGCAACAAAACTCGATGACTGTAGCATCGAATACAAGAGGCAAGCCTTTACTAGAAGGGAAAGACCTGTGCTACTATATCGAACAAAAAAAAGTGCTCGATGCAATTACTTTCAAAATACGAGCAGGAGAATTGGTAGCTATTATGGGCAATAATGGAAGTGGCAAGACTTCTTTGTTTTTGACACTATTGGGGATCTATCGGGCACACGCTGGTGAGTTATTTATGCATGGGAAATCAATTACTACAGATGATGTAGGAGAACGAGCGAAGCATATCGGATTATTATTCCAAAATCCCAATCATCAAATATTTGAGAAAACAGTCGCAGACGAAATGAAAATGCCGAGTCAATTTTTACGAGAAGAGCCAGTCGACGAAGAAATAGTAGAAGGTTTACTAGAGCGATTATCGTTACAAGCTTATAAAAATAAACCTCCATTCCTACTAAGTCAAGGTGAGAAAAAACGCTTAACTTTAGCTACTTTGCTAACCTATCAACCAGAGATTTTGCTACTCGATGAGCCAATGGCAGGTCAAGATCAACGGCATCTAGATCTGCTGCTTCAAATATTACTAGAGTACTGCCAGCGAGGGAACAGTTGCATCGTTGCGTGCCATTTACCAGAAGTGGTGCTTGAATACTTTGATCGGGTTCTTTTCATGGAAGATGGTAAGCTGCTATATGATGATGTTCCGAGTCTTGTCTTTCACAAGTTAGCGAAAAAAGGGTATGTAGAATTTGAAATGACTGACAAAAATGCACAGATGGTAGGTGACGGCAATGAAAATTGA
- a CDS encoding energy-coupling factor transporter transmembrane component T family protein, with protein MKIDRYPILPDLKYIHGTTLLHQLHPLAKLVMLVCFSVSVFLVNHWIGGLLLLALLLIGYQMAELGLSYFTRKLRFILIFCVMILLVQIAFTKEGHVLFTITLGIIHIQVWSGAVDNGLQLALRFLNIIASSFLFVSTTQPKLLSYSLMQVGVPYRYGFMLITALRFIPTFHHEFQQIKNAQLARGISFKGVSIKTLVRMVQYLFIPMIVSSLSKVQTLSISMEGRAFGMYKQRTFSQTVEASLVDWLVIGGSVIIIITIWIII; from the coding sequence ATGAAAATTGATAGATACCCGATACTACCAGATTTGAAATATATTCATGGTACTACACTGCTGCACCAATTACATCCTTTAGCAAAACTCGTTATGCTTGTTTGCTTTAGTGTGTCTGTGTTTCTAGTTAATCACTGGATTGGTGGTCTGTTATTGCTGGCACTATTACTTATAGGATACCAGATGGCAGAACTTGGGCTTTCGTATTTTACTAGAAAATTACGTTTTATACTTATTTTCTGTGTAATGATATTGCTAGTACAAATAGCCTTTACAAAAGAAGGACACGTACTTTTTACAATTACTTTAGGCATAATACATATACAAGTGTGGTCTGGGGCAGTTGATAATGGGCTACAATTAGCACTGCGTTTTTTGAATATTATAGCGTCGAGCTTTTTGTTCGTATCGACAACCCAACCAAAACTTCTGTCCTATAGTCTTATGCAAGTAGGTGTACCTTATCGATATGGCTTTATGCTTATAACGGCACTTCGGTTCATTCCAACGTTCCATCATGAATTTCAGCAAATTAAAAATGCACAATTAGCTAGAGGGATTAGCTTCAAAGGTGTTTCAATCAAAACGCTCGTGCGTATGGTTCAATATCTGTTTATTCCGATGATCGTATCTTCATTAAGTAAGGTGCAAACATTATCGATATCAATGGAAGGAAGAGCGTTTGGGATGTATAAGCAAAGGACATTCTCTCAAACGGTGGAAGCTTCGTTAGTGGATTGGTTGGTTATTGGAGGAAGTGTGATAATTATTATAACAATTTGGATTATTATATAA